One genomic region from Salvelinus fontinalis isolate EN_2023a chromosome 18, ASM2944872v1, whole genome shotgun sequence encodes:
- the LOC129815323 gene encoding general transcription factor II-I repeat domain-containing protein 2-like — MAKRKVDTENRGFQTRWESEYMFTEVAGKPVCLLCGESVAVLKEYNLRRHYETKHADKNKNMDMEQRLQKAEELKRGLKSRQALFKKAKSQGQAAVKASFILAEEIAKSARPFTEGDFIKNCMIKVCDEVCPEKRQLFLNVSLSRNTIAERVDQLSINLKEQLVKKGKDFIAYSLAVDESTDISDIAQLSIFIRGVDSSLSVTEEFLALRPMHGTTTGHDLYEEVSRCVNEMELPWEKLVGLTTDGAPAMCGHRSGLVAKIREKMQEENATGELTAYHCIIHQEALCGKALKMEHVMSIITRTVNFIRAKGLNHRQFKAFLTELETEHGDLPYHTEVRWLSQGKVLQRCFELREEICLFLDSKGKDTTQLRDEMFLCEMAFLCDITSHLNAMNLQLQGRDHVISDMYSTVKAFKTKLTLWETQMRKENLSHFPSCQTMKEKLSTSAFPSAQLADKIGMLAADFRRRFADFEAQKSRLELLGNPFAVDVESSPPNLQMELIDLQCNDALRAKYAAVGAAEFARFLPDTMPQLRIQAAQTLSMFGSTYLCEQLFSLMNLNKTSHRSRLTAEHLHSILRISSAQSLTPNIDELVEKMGHHQVSPSTSNK; from the coding sequence atggcaaaacggaaggtggacactgagaaccgggggtttcaaacaaggtgggagtcggagtatatgttcacggaggtagctggaaaacctgtgtgtcttctgtgtggagaaagtgtggcggtactgaaagagtataatctgagacgacattatgaaacgaaacacgcggacaaaaacaagaatatggacatggaacaaaggctacaaaaggcagaggaattaaaacgaggactcaaatctcgacaggctctgttcaaaaaagccaaatcacaaggccaggctgctgtcaaggccagttttattttggcagaagagatcgctaaatcagcccggccatttacggagggggatttcatcaaaaactgcatgattaaagtttgtgacgaagtttgcccagaaaaaaggcaactctttttaaatgtgagtctgagcagaaacaccattgccgagagagtagaccagttgtccatcaatctaaaagagcagcttgtgaaaaagggaaaagatttcattgcatattccttggctgtggatgagagcaccgacatttctgacattgcccagttgtcaattttcatccgcggagtggactccagcctaagcgtgacagaggagtttttggctttacgtcctatgcatggcacaactacggggcatgatttgtatgaagaggtgtcaagatgtgtaaatgagatggagctgccttgggaaaaactcgtgggtttgacaaccgacggagcacctgcgatgtgtggacacaggagcggactggtggcgaagatacgggaaaagatgcaagaggaaaacgcgacaggtgagctgacagcttatcattgtatcatacaccaggaagcgttgtgcggtaaagccttgaaaatggagcatgtaatgagcatcatcacgcgcacagttaactttatcagagccaaaggtttgaatcaccgccagttcaaggcatttctgacggagttagaaacggagcatggtgatttgccttatcacacagaggtgcgatggctaagccagggaaaggtgcttcaaagatgtttcgagcttcgtgaggagatttgtctgttcttggacagcaaagggaaagacacaacacaactccgagacgaaatgtttctgtgtgaaatggcttttctgtgtgacattacgagtcatctgaatgcaatgaacttgcagctgcagggtcgggatcatgtcatctctgatatgtacagtacagtgaaggcatttaaaaccaaactgactctgtgggagacgcagatgcggaaagaaaatttgagccactttcccagctgccagaccatgaaagagaagctctctaccagtgcgttcccgagcgcacagttggctgataaaataggtatgcttgccgctgactttcgacgccgatttgctgactttgaagcacaaaaaagcaggttggaactgctcggtaacccatttgctgttgacgtggaaagctcaccaccaaacctccaaatggagttgattgacctccaatgcaatgatgcactgagggcaaaatatgcggcagtgggtgctgcggagttcgcccgtttcctccccgacacaatgccccagctgcgcatccaggctgctcaaacgttgtctatgtttggcagcacatacctgtgtgaacaactgttttctttgatgaacctgaacaaaacatcacacagaagtcgacttactgctgaacacctccactcaattctgaggatttcctcagctcagagccttaccccgaacattgatgaacttgtggaaaagatgggacaccaccaagtatcaccctcaacctcaaacaagtga